The Sporomusaceae bacterium FL31 sequence CAAGCGATTTGTCAGTGATAGCTGGGGGATTGGATTTGTACCGCAAGTTACAGTCTGCCAGGAGCTTACCAATCGACAACTGCTGGCATTGCCCTGGGTTGGACCATCTTTTAACATCCACGCACAACTGCTTTATCATAAAGATAAATGGCAGTCACCGGCCCTGAGAGCCTTTATTGATGTCACCCTTGAAACGCTCAAACTCAAGCCTGACTGTTGATTTTGTCTTAGCCCAACGTATCTTCGCCATTAAAGAAAATAACGCCCAGAACTTATCATTTACGCCGAATTTTCAGGAAAGGTATCGATAAGTAAATCCCGGTCAAGGTAAGTACAATAAGCCCTGCTGCCGTTATATCGATAAGCCATTTTATATTCAGATTGCCAAGCTGGCCTTCATGGAGTTGGTTGGTAAAATGGCCTTGCAGGTGTTCTTCATCCACGCCCATAAGCCACGGCTCCGCTTGCAGCAAGCCTGTAAAAGCTTCAATTAAAATAAAGACAGCCAAAATTAGCCCAACCCACAAATGAATATTCCGCATGGTTTTGAGATACTTCATGTACGCAAACCTCCACCCGCTTTCTATCACTATACGCGGCAATTGCTAAAATATTGATACTTAAGTAAGGTTTTAAGCCTAGTTAAACAAGCCTATGAACGATGCCGTGGCGGAGAAAAACAGCGCACATTCCAAAAAGGAATGTGCGCTGTTTTTGATAGTAGCTATGTTTTACCATTCACAATGCAGGACAATTTGTATAAAACAATGTAGAAACCCGGCTCGGCTAAGGCATCATCCATTGTAGATAGTAAGCCTGTAGGTAGGTCATTAAGCCAATAAGGATAATCATGGCAATACTGTGTGGCAACGCGAAGCGGAAGATGGTGGATTCCTCACCAACCAGACCAGTCGCAGCTGTAGCTACAGCGATACTTTGCGGTGAAATCATTTTACCACAAACACCGCCTGATGAATTCGATGCTACCAGTAAGTTCGGATCAATACCCAGTTGTTGGGCTGCAGTCTTTTGCATGGAACCGAACAATGCGTTGGATGAAGTATCCGAACCAGTCAAGAAAACACCCAACCAGCCCAAGAATGGTGCAAAAAACGGATAAGCTGCACCAGTTGCAGTAAAAGCAAGACCCAAAGTAGAACTCATACCGGAGTAGTTCATGATATAGGCTAAGCCAAGGATCATTGCAATTGTAATGATTGGATAAATCAGTTGTTTGACAGTTTTGCCAAAGCAGGTGGCTGCCCGGGAGACGCTATAATTGGGAATGACAAATAGCGAGAGTAATCCGGCAATAAAGATAGCTGTACCAGCAGCAGAAAGAAAGTTAGTTGCGAAAGTAGCTGCATATGGAGTATTTTTTGCTACTACTGGTGCGCTTTTAATAACTAAGTTATGCAGAGCAGGCCATTGAAAAAAGGTAAAGCCAAGAGCCTTTTCCCAACTTACTAATACAGCTTTAAAGCCAATAAATTTATCATCCGCCCAAAGGAATACCAATATAGCAAGAATGATATATGGAGCCCAGGCCCGCAAAACTTCACGAATTGAGTATTTTAACTCAACGGCTCCAAGTGATTCAACTTTTTCATCAGGAAAATGCCAGACTTTTGAAGGCTTCCAAATTTTGAGGAAAACCAAGAGACCGATGATGGTGACAAAAGCTGAAGTGATATCAGGCAAGTACACACTGAT is a genomic window containing:
- a CDS encoding lactate permease, giving the protein MTWIQEYNPLGSIGLSALIAAIPLFILLYMLGIKRSKGHNAAFFGVLSAVLIAIFVFKMPAGLAISATLNGALVGIFPIVWIIVTAIWVYNMTVEAGEFEIIKNSLASITDDRRLQALFIAFAFGSFIEGTAGFGTPVAITAAMLVGLGFNPVYAAGICLIANTAPVAFGAIGIPVVVLGQVSGIDAMTLSKIIGRQLPFLSVIVPLWVVVMMCGWKRAMEVLPAVIVAGVCFAGTQFFTSNYISVYLPDITSAFVTIIGLLVFLKIWKPSKVWHFPDEKVESLGAVELKYSIREVLRAWAPYIILAILVFLWADDKFIGFKAVLVSWEKALGFTFFQWPALHNLVIKSAPVVAKNTPYAATFATNFLSAAGTAIFIAGLLSLFVIPNYSVSRAATCFGKTVKQLIYPIITIAMILGLAYIMNYSGMSSTLGLAFTATGAAYPFFAPFLGWLGVFLTGSDTSSNALFGSMQKTAAQQLGIDPNLLVASNSSGGVCGKMISPQSIAVATAATGLVGEESTIFRFALPHSIAMIILIGLMTYLQAYYLQWMMP